A genomic stretch from Arachis stenosperma cultivar V10309 chromosome 3, arast.V10309.gnm1.PFL2, whole genome shotgun sequence includes:
- the LOC130970135 gene encoding pentatricopeptide repeat-containing protein At1g30610, chloroplastic: MNGNYAASASALHYAGNSFSSPYAVPISSRTFFVGNALNSSFSRRFHAFHVRKLNFEPVSASLNGGGGGGSDGNIFGLVSDLEFKPSFDEYLKVMESARARPFRGKEHGGSSAAAATTQKHKEREKGMSRKPRMEGGRGTDKRFQSVEESDHDDDDGFEGSREGYSRSKIRRSPIKGFRKDYDGKGSNLVENVRDDRWLKHKSQSFSLGQESDEYNMSNNQGKSRSGRINNNIPKSNLNSSRGSSIEKGVTHELYSSKISGEKVASTRQSDYRTQGKALGVDKIVAGYEVMDRGIERRHNGVESLINRNGRENAKVNRGSKRYFDKDYDSDDLELDRAAFRSIEESERITGKQQFSHKAMEERIQNLAKLLNGADINLAEWMFSKMMRSAKIKFNDYSITRVIIILGKLGNWRRVIQVIEWLQKRERFKSHKLRHIYTAALDALGKSRRPVEALNVFHEMQQQMSSYPDLVAYHSIAITLGQAGHMKELFDVIDIMRAPPKKKFKTGPLEKWDPRLEPDLVVYNAILNACIKREQWEGAFWVLQQLKDKGLQPTATTYGLVMEVMFACGKYNLVHEFFRKLQKSCIPNSLTYRVLVNALWKEGKTDEAVLAVQEMEKRGIVGSASLYYDLARCLCAAGRSREALMQIDKICKVANKPLVVTYTGLMQASLDSGNIQDGVYIFEKMKKICAPNLVTCNIMLKGYLENGMFREAKEMFEQMLENTDRLRNNTDYKMLVIPDIYTFNIMLDACAAEKRWDDFQDIYQRMLYHGFYFNPKRHLRMVLEASRAGKEKPLEITWKHLNDTDRLPPASMVKERFCAKLEKDDYLGALSCITNIAQKDLEPFYKSWWLNLFKENSKRFQKGTLVRLMDETNNIVSNNSIPNPALVHLLQSCREMFLDTDHNSVKTLVGEGELVSRSL, encoded by the exons ATGAATGGGAATTATGCTGCTTCAGCGTCAGCTTTACATTATGCTGGAAATTCGTTCTCTTCCCCTTATGCTGTTCCTATTTCTTCTAGAACCTTCTTCGTTGGAAATGCATTAAACTCGAGTTTTTCGAGGAGGTTTCATGCCTTTCATGTCCGAAAGCTCAATTTTGAGCCAGTTAGTGCTTCACTCAACGGTGGTGGTGGAGGCGGCAGCGACGGCAATATTTTTGGTTTGGTTAGTGACTTGGAATTTAAGCCGTCTTTCGATGAGTATTTGAAGGTTATGGAATCTGCTAGAGCTAGACCTTTTAGGGGTAAGGAGCATGGTGGTAGTAGTGCAGCTGCTGCTACTACTCAAAAACATAAGGAGAGGGAAAAAGGTATGTCTAGGAAACCAAGGAtggaaggaggaagaggaaCAGATAAGAGATTTCAAAGTGTTGAAGAGAGtgatcatgatgatgatgatgggtTTGAAGGTTCTAGAGAAGGCTATTCCAGAAGTAAGATCCGAAGATCACCAATTAAAGGGTTTAGAAAGGATTATGATGGGAAAGGAAGCAATCTTGTTGAAAATGTTAGAGATGATAGGTGGTTGAAACATAAGAGTCAGAGTTTTAGTTTAGGACAGGAATCTGATGAATACAATATGAGTAATAATCAAGGAAAAAGTAGAAGTGGAAGGATAAACAATAACATACCTAAGTCTAATTTAAATAGTAGCCGTGGGAGTAGTATAGAGAAAGGAGTCACTCATGAGTTATATTCGTCAAAGATATCTGGAGAAAAGGTAGCTAGTACCAGACAAAGTGATTATAGAACACAGGGTAAAGCTCTTGGTGTGGACAAAATTGTTGCTGGTTATGAAGTTATGGACAGAGGGATTGAGAGAAGGCATAATGGAGTTGAGAGTTTAATAAACAGAAATGGGCGGGAAAATGCGAAAGTGAATCGAGGCAGTAAGCGTTATTTTGATAAAGATTATGATTCCGATGACTTGGAATTGGATCGAGCTGCATTTAGGAGCATTGAGGAATCCGAGAGGATTACCGGCAAGCAGCAGTTTTCACACAAGGCAATGGAGGAGAGAATCCAAAACCTAGCCAAATT GTTAAATGGTGCAGATATCAATTTGGCTGAATGGATGTTTTCTAAGATGATGAGAAGTGCAAAGATTAAGTTTAATGACTATTCTATAACAAGGGTTATCATAATCTTGGGAAAATTAGGAAACTGGCGGCGAGTGATACAGGTCATTGAATGGCTTCAAAAGCGTGAACGCTTCAAATCCCATAAACTAAG GCATATATACACTGCTGCTCTTGATGCACTAGGAAAGTCAAGGAGACCTGTAGAGGCATTAAATGTATTTCATGAAATGCAG CAACAAATGTCCTCATATCCTGATTTAGTAGCTTATCATAGTATTGCTATTACCCTTGGACAAGCAGGACACATGAAAGAACTCTTTGACGTAATTGATATTATGCGAGCACCACCAAAGAAGAAGTTCAAAACTGGGCCGCTTGAGAAATGGGACCCAAGGCTGGAACCAGATCTTGTAGTCTATAATGCA ATCCTTAATGCTTGCATTAAGAGGGAACAATGGGAAGGGGCTTTTTGGGTTTTGCAGCAGTTAAAGGACAAAGGTCTACAACCTACTGCTACAACTTATGGCCTAGTCATGGAG GTGATGTTTGCTTGTGGAAAGTACAATTTGGTTCATGAGTTTTTTAGAAAACTTCAGAAGTCTTGTATTCCCAATTCATTGACATATAGAG TTCTTGTGAATGCACTTTGGAAAGAAGGAAAAACTGACGAGGCTGTGTTGGCTGTCCAAGAAATGGAAAAACGTGGAATTGTAGGTTCCGCTTCTCTTTATTATGATCTAGCTCGATGCCTCTGTGCAGCTGGAAGGAGTCGCGAGGCACTGATGCAG ATAGACAAGATATGCAAGGTTGCAAATAAACCACTAGTAGTGACCTACACTGGCTTGATGCAAGCAAGCCTAGATTCCGGAAACATTCAAGATGGGGTCTATAtttttgagaaaatgaagaaaatCTGTGCCCCGAATCTGGTTACTTGTAACATAATGCTGAAAGGTTACCTTGAAAATGGAATGTTTCGAGAAGCTAAAGAGATGTTCGAGCAGATGTTAGAAAACACAGATCGTCTGAGGAACAATACCGATTACAAAATGCTGGTGATACCAGATATCTACACATTCAACATCATGTTAGATGCATGTGCTGCAGAGAAGAGATGGGATGATTTTCAAGATATCTATCAAAGGATGCTATACCATGGTTTCTACTTCAATCCAAAACGTCATCTTCGAATGGTATTGGAGGCTTCAAGAGCTGGAAAG GAAAAGCCTTTGGAGATAACATGGAAGCACTTGAATGACACAGATCGCCTTCCGCCAGCTTCTATGGTCAAAGAAAGGTTCTGTGCCAAACTCGAGAAAGATGACTATCTTGGTGCTCTTTCATGTATCACCAATATAGCCCAGAAAGACTTGGAGCCATTTTACAAGTCTTGGTGGTTGAATCTATTCAAAGAAAATTCTAAAAGGTTTCAGAAGGGCACACTTGTTAGACTAATGGATGAGACTAACAACATAGTTTCCAATAATAGCATTCCTAATCCAGCACTTGTACATTTATTACAATCATGCAGAGAAATGTTTTTGGACACTGATCACAATTCAGTGAAAACATTAGTAGGGGAGGGTGAACTTGTCTCCCGTTCATTGTAA
- the LOC130966346 gene encoding cell number regulator 6-like — MAERKQSSYVKLGKDHAPLVDITPGELNQPIEVPQLAVRKCPECRQPLPESYSPPADEPWTTGIFGCTEDRESCLTGLFCPCVLFGRNVESLREDTPWTGPCLCHAIFVEGGISLAIATLAANSLVPGIDPGTVFLVCEGLFFTWWMCGIYTGQVRQTLQKKYHLKDSPCNACCVHCCLHWCALCQEHREMKGRLSDDLFSEMTIVNPPPAQEMTTSTHTDDDHKENPEASSANNGEHEHTHLEMQAI; from the exons ATGGCGGAAAGGAAGCAATCGAGTTATGTGAAGCTGGGAAAAGATCATGCGCCTCTCGTTGATATCACTCCTGGCGAGCTCAATCAGCCAATTGAGGTTCCTCAG TTGGCTGTTCGCAAGTGCCCTGAATGTAGGCAGCCACTACCCGAAAGCTATTCGCCTCCGGCAGATGAACCTTGGACGACTGGGATCTTTGGATGCACTGAAGATAGGGAAAGTT GCTTGACAGGGCTGTTTTGTCCTTGTGTGTTATTTGGGCGCAATGTAGAAAGCTTGAGGGAAGACACGCCTTGGACTGGGCCATGCTTGTGTCATGCCATTTTTGTTGAAGGTGGCATTTCTTTGGCCATAGCAACTTTAGCTGCAAATTCCCTCGTTCCTGGTATTGATCCGGGGACAGTATTTCTCGTTTGCGAGGGTTTATTCTTTACATGGTGGATGTGTGGCATTTACACTGGTCAAGTTCGGCAAACCTTGCAGAAGAAATATCACTTGAAG GACTCGCCTTGCAATGCATGTTGCGTGCACTGCTGCTTGCACTGGTGCGCCTTGTGTCAGGAGCACAGGGAGATGAAAGGCCGGCTCTCAGATGATCTTTTCTCGGAGATGACCATCGTTAACCCTCCTCCAGCTCAAGAGATGACCACTTCAACTCATACCGATGATGATCACAAGGAAAATCCCGAAGCATCTTCGGCTAACAATGGCGAGCACGAGCATACTCATTTAGAAATGCAGGCTATATAG
- the LOC130969971 gene encoding LOW QUALITY PROTEIN: peroxisomal membrane protein 11B (The sequence of the model RefSeq protein was modified relative to this genomic sequence to represent the inferred CDS: deleted 2 bases in 1 codon; substituted 2 bases at 2 genomic stop codons) → MNDTVDKLVIFLAKRDGIDKLVKTFQYVSKLVNYHVESTDSDMAKRFKNWEVASGLSRKAFRTGRFLTGFNALRRNPGSSNTLRLLAVLGNAGEMVYFFFDHFLWLSRIGTIDAKLAKKMSFISAFGESVGYIFFIIGDFIXXDGLKEEMKLKRRIRNSNDNSKNDEKESKGEEVEELKKRVQKIKGDRVMRLMAVAANVADLFIAVAEIEPNPFCNHTITLGISGLVSAWAGWYRNWPS, encoded by the exons ATGAATGACACAGTAGACAAACTTGTGATCTTCCTAGCAAAGAGAGATGGCATAGACAAGCTTGTGAAGACATTCCAATATGTCTCAAAGCTTGTAAACTACCATGTTGAATCCACAGACTCTGACATGGCTAAGAGGTTCAAGAACTGGGAAGTTGCTTCAGGACTAAGCCGAAAAGCCTTTCGAACTGGAAGGTTCTTAACCGGCTTCAATGCTCTACGGCGAAATCCAGGTTCATCAAACACTCTAAGGCTGCTAGCAGTTCTTGGAAATGCTGGTGAGATGGTTTACTTCTTCTTTGACCATTTTCTTTGGCTTTCAAGGATTGGAACCATTGATGCAAAGTTGGCAAAGAAGATGAGTTTCATTTCAGCATTTGGTGAATCAGTAGGGTACATATTCTTCATCATTGGTGACTTCATTTGATGAGAC GGTTTGAAGGAAGAGATGAAGCTAAAGAGGAGAATAAGAAACAGCAATGATAATAGTAAAAATGATGAGAAAGAATCAAaaggagaagaagtagaagaattgaagaaaaggGTTCAGAAGATAAAAGGTGACAGAGTAATGAGGCTAATGGCAGTGGCAGCAAATGTTGCAGATTTGTTCATAGCAGTGGCTGAAATTGAACCAAATCCATTTTGTAATCACACAATCACACTTGGTATTAGTGGTTTGGTTTCTGCTTGGGCTGGTTGGTATAGAAATTGGCCTTCATAA
- the LOC130969061 gene encoding uncharacterized protein LOC130969061 → MSLGSLTCLYVISLLPTLTISPIGQSFSAHLQRVILRLGFGLGFPNHHFLTHLAAMDAQRALLDELMGSARNLTEEERKGYKEVTWDDKEVCGFYMVRFCPHDLFVNTRSDLGPCPRIHDPKLKESFENSPRHDAFVPKFEADLAQFCEKLVMDLDRRVRRGRERLAQEVEPAPAPPLTTEKSEQLSVLEEKIKNLLEQVESLGEAGKVDEAEALMRKVDALNVEKTALTQPQNDKVLMLGQEKKMALCEICGSFLVANDAAERTQSHITGKQHVGYGMVRDFISEYKAAKEKAVEEERLAREKEAEERRKQREKDHERRRRSDSSDRDRHRDKDRDRDRDRYRDRDLDRERSRELDGRGNRDGGRGMDSRLRNGRNGGRDRYRNKSRSRSPVRHNYRRHS, encoded by the exons ATGAGTCTTGGTTCTTTAACTTGTCTTTACGTAATCAGTCTTTTGCCAACCCTAACAATTTCCCCAATCGGCCAATCTTTCTCTGCTCATCTACAGAGAGTCATCCTTCGTTTGGGATTCGGATTAGGGTTTCCCAATCACCACTTTCTCACTCATCTTGCAGCCATGGATGCTCAGAGAGCTCTTCTTGATGAACTCATGGGTTCAG CTCGCAACTTGACGGAGGAAGAGAGGAAAGGATACAAAGAAGTGACGTGGGACGATAAGGAAGTGTGTGGATTCTACATGGTGCGGTTTTGCCCTCACGATCTCTTTGTCAACACTCGCAGCGATCTTG GTCCTTGCCCAAGAATACATGATCCGAAGTTGAAAGAAAG CTTTGAGAATTCCCCAAGACATGATGCATTCGTACCCAAATTTGAAGCTGACCTTGCTCAGTTCTGTGAGAAATTG GTAATGGACTTGGATAGAAGAGTAAGACGTGGGCGAGAACGTCTTGCTCAAGAGGTGGAGCCAGCACCAGCGCCTCCATTGACAACTGAAAAGTCTGAACAGCTATCCGTGCTGGAGGAGAAGATAAAGAATCTTCTGGAACAAGTTGAATCTTTAGGTGAAGCTGGGAAGGTTGATGAAGCTGAAGCTCTTATGAGGAAG GTGGATGCACTCAATGTTGAGAAAACGGCATTAACACAGCCTCAAAATGATAAGGTGTTGATGCTTGGTCAGGAGAAGAAGATGGCACTATGTGAGATATGTGGTTCTTTTCTTGTGGCAAATGATGCTGCAGAAAGGACTCAGTCCCATATTACTGGGAAGCAACATGTTGGTTATGGCATGGTTCGCGATTTCATATCCGAATACAAG GCTGCCAAAGAGAAGGCTGTTGAAGAAGAAAGATTAGCCCGGGAAAAAGAGGCAGAAGAGCGAAGGAAACAAAGGGAGAAGGATCATGAGAGAAGACGACGAAGTGATTCAAGTGATAGGGACAGGCATCGGGATAAAGATCGAGATAGGGACAGGGATAGGTACAGAGATAGAGACCTAGATCGTGAAAGGTCTCGGGAGCTGGATGGTAGAGGTAATCGAGATGGGGGAAGGGGCATGGATTCTAGGTTGAGGAATGGAAGAAATGGAGGCAGAGACAGGTACCGCAACAAAAGCAGGTCACGCTCCCCCGTTAGGCACAACTACAGGCGGCACTCCTGA